The proteins below are encoded in one region of Juglans microcarpa x Juglans regia isolate MS1-56 chromosome 4D, Jm3101_v1.0, whole genome shotgun sequence:
- the LOC121261169 gene encoding D-amino-acid transaminase, chloroplastic-like isoform X1 codes for MPSLLASMASLPASTKTASENPHVLAKLHDHSHQSNVVSRNISFSGLGFFNSQHKPLREIRILGSSNHNEALVDSTAPISDVPLLSCLEAIERLKTSRETQKGKQQFLAMYSSIFCGITTDPAAMVIPIDDHMVHRGHGVFDTAAIMDGYLYELDQHLDRILRSASMAKIKLPYDRERIRRILIQTVSASKCRKGSLRYWLSAGPSDFQLSPSGCHQPALYAVVIQDQSPFDSKGVKVITSSVPIKPPQFATVKSVNYLPNVLSRMEAEENGAYAAIWLDGEGLVAEGPNMNVAFVSKDKELLMPNFDNILSGCTAKRVLTLANELVREGKLQGVNVRNVTVDEGKKSNEMMLIGSGVLVRPVIQWDEQVIGDGKEGPVALILLSLIIEDMKSGPPTVRVPVPY; via the exons ATGCCCTCTCTGCTCGCTTCCATGGCTTCTCTACCAGCTTCCACCAAAACTGCCTCAGAAAACCCTCATGTTCTTGCAAAGCTCCATGATCATTCTCACCAGTCAAACGTAGTTtcccgaaatatttcgttttcGGGACTCGGGTTTTTTAATTCACAGCACAAGCCACTAAGAGAAATCAGAATTTTGGGAAGTTCTAATCACAATGAAGCCTTGGTTG ATTCTACAGCTCCGATATCGGATGTTCCACTATTGTCTTGTTTAGAG GCTATTGAAAGGCTAAAAACAAGCCGAGAAACGCAAAAGGGCAAGCAGCAATTCCTAGCCATGTACTCGAGCATTTTTTGTGGAATAACGACAGATCCAGCAGCTATGGTAATCCCCATTGATGATCACATGGTCCACAGAGGGCACGGTGTTTTTGATACTGCAGCTATAATGGACGG ATACCTCTACGAGCTAGACCAACACCTTGACCGGATTTTAAGGTCTGCATCTATGGCCAAAATTAAACTCCCATATGATCGGgaaagaataagaagaataCTGATACAAACTGTGAGTGCTTCCAAGTGTAGAAAAGGATCTTTGAGATACTGGCTCTCTGCAGGACCGAGCGATTTCCAACTATCCCCATCTGGCTGCCATCAACCAGCTCTTTATGCTGTTGTAATCCAAGATCAATCACCATTTGATTCAAAGGGTGTTAAAGTAATAACTTCATCAGTCCCGATTAAACCCCCACAATTTGCTACCGTGAAAAGTGTGAATTACCTTCCAAATGTGCTTTCAAGGATGGAGGCAGAGGAAAATGGTGCATATGCAGCTATTTGGCTAGATGGTGAAGGGTTAGTTGCTGAAGGGCCTAACATGAACGTGGCTTTTGTTTCAAAAGACAAGGAACTTCTCATGCCTAACTTTGACAACATTCTAAGTGGGTGCACAGCTAAGAGGGTATTGACTCTTGCGAACGAACTAGTTAGGGAAGGTAAGCTTCAAGGAGTAAATGTAAGAAATGTGACTGTAGATGAAGGGAAGAAATCCAATGAGATGATGCTCATTGGCAGTGGAGTTCTTGTTCGGCCTGTAATCCAGTGGGATGAGCAGGTCATTGGTGATG GCAAAGAAGGTCCTGTGGCTCTCATTCTCTTGAGTCTCATCATTGAGGACATGAAATCTGGTCCCCCTACGGTCCGAGTTCCTGTTCCCTACTAA
- the LOC121261169 gene encoding D-amino-acid transaminase, chloroplastic-like isoform X2 translates to MPSLLASMASLPASTKTASENPHVLAKLHDHSHQSNVVSRNISFSGLGFFNSQHKPLREIRILGSSNHNEALVDSTAPISDVPLLSCLEAIERLKTSRETQKGKQQFLAMYSSIFCGITTDPAAMVIPIDDHMVHRGHGVFDTAAIMDGYLYELDQHLDRILRSASMAKIKLPYDRERIRRILIQTVSASKCRKGSLRYWLSAGPSDFQLSPSGCHQPALYAVVIQDQSPFDSKGVKVITSSVPIKPPQFATVKSVNYLPNVLSRMEAEENGAYAAIWLDGEGLVAEGPNMNVAFVSKDKELLMPNFDNILSGCTAKRVLTLANELVREGKLQGVNVRNVTVDEGKKSNEMMLIGSGVLVRPVIQWDEQVIGDGMYVVGDIISLQK, encoded by the exons ATGCCCTCTCTGCTCGCTTCCATGGCTTCTCTACCAGCTTCCACCAAAACTGCCTCAGAAAACCCTCATGTTCTTGCAAAGCTCCATGATCATTCTCACCAGTCAAACGTAGTTtcccgaaatatttcgttttcGGGACTCGGGTTTTTTAATTCACAGCACAAGCCACTAAGAGAAATCAGAATTTTGGGAAGTTCTAATCACAATGAAGCCTTGGTTG ATTCTACAGCTCCGATATCGGATGTTCCACTATTGTCTTGTTTAGAG GCTATTGAAAGGCTAAAAACAAGCCGAGAAACGCAAAAGGGCAAGCAGCAATTCCTAGCCATGTACTCGAGCATTTTTTGTGGAATAACGACAGATCCAGCAGCTATGGTAATCCCCATTGATGATCACATGGTCCACAGAGGGCACGGTGTTTTTGATACTGCAGCTATAATGGACGG ATACCTCTACGAGCTAGACCAACACCTTGACCGGATTTTAAGGTCTGCATCTATGGCCAAAATTAAACTCCCATATGATCGGgaaagaataagaagaataCTGATACAAACTGTGAGTGCTTCCAAGTGTAGAAAAGGATCTTTGAGATACTGGCTCTCTGCAGGACCGAGCGATTTCCAACTATCCCCATCTGGCTGCCATCAACCAGCTCTTTATGCTGTTGTAATCCAAGATCAATCACCATTTGATTCAAAGGGTGTTAAAGTAATAACTTCATCAGTCCCGATTAAACCCCCACAATTTGCTACCGTGAAAAGTGTGAATTACCTTCCAAATGTGCTTTCAAGGATGGAGGCAGAGGAAAATGGTGCATATGCAGCTATTTGGCTAGATGGTGAAGGGTTAGTTGCTGAAGGGCCTAACATGAACGTGGCTTTTGTTTCAAAAGACAAGGAACTTCTCATGCCTAACTTTGACAACATTCTAAGTGGGTGCACAGCTAAGAGGGTATTGACTCTTGCGAACGAACTAGTTAGGGAAGGTAAGCTTCAAGGAGTAAATGTAAGAAATGTGACTGTAGATGAAGGGAAGAAATCCAATGAGATGATGCTCATTGGCAGTGGAGTTCTTGTTCGGCCTGTAATCCAGTGGGATGAGCAGGTCATTGGTGATG GTATGTATGTTGTTGGAGACATAATTTCCTTGCAAAAATAG
- the LOC121261168 gene encoding eukaryotic translation initiation factor 3 subunit L, with translation MASFDYEDAPANSAAPASSQSHEVLGYDPNFVPDSVKSFAVHLYRHIREKNVYEIHQMYETSFQTLSERLFKDTPWPSVDAVAHYVDNDHVFCLLYREMWFRHLYARLSPTLKQRIDSWDNYCSLFQVVLHGVVNMQLPNQWLWDMVDEFVYQFQSFCQYRAKMKNKTEQEIALLREYDQAWNVYGVLNYLQALVEKSMIIQILEQEKEGLEQFTANDGYDYDGGSNVLKVLGYFSMVGLLRVHCLLGDYHTGLKCLLPIDISQQGVYTSVIGSHITAIYHYGFANLMLRRYVEAIREFNKILLYIYKTKQYHQKSPQYEQILKKNEQMYALLAICLSLCPQVKLVDETVNSQLREKYGEKMIRMQRYDDEAFAIYDELFSYACPKFITPSAPSFEEPLVNYNQDAYRLQLKLFLYEVKQQQLLSGVRTFLKVYSTISLGKLANYMEVDEPTLRTILMTYKHKTHAVDGDGKITSNADVDFYIDDDMIHVMESKSAKRYGDYFLRQVVKLEGVINDLDRIKLD, from the exons ATGGCGAGCTTCGATTACGAAGACGCACCAGCCAACTCGGCGGCCCCAGCTTCATCTCAATCCCATGAGGTCCTCGGGTACGATCCGAACTTCGTCCCGGACTCGGTGAAGTCGTTCGCGGTGCACCTTTACAGGCACATCCGGGAGAAGAACGTATACGAGATCCACCAGATGTACGAGACGTCGTTCCAGACCCTCTCGGAGCGGCTCTTCAAGGACACCCCCTGGCCCTCCGTCGATGCCGTTGCCCACTACGTGGACAACGACCACGTGTTCTGCCTCCTCTACCGCGAGATGTGGTTCCGGCACTTGTACGCGCGGCTTTCCCCAACGCTCAAGCAGAGGATCGATTCCTGGGACAATTACTGCAGCCTCTTCCAGGTGGTGCTTCACGGGGTCGTCAACATGCAGCTGCCCAATCAGTGGCTCTGGGACATGGTCGATGAGTTTGTCTACCAGTTTCAGAGCTTTTGCCAGTATAGGGctaaaatgaagaacaagacCGAACAGGAGATTGCACTTCTCAGGGAGTATGACCag GCTTGGAATGTGTATGGTGTACTCAACTACTTGCAAGCCCTTGTTGAGAAGTCCATGATCATTCAGATTCTTGAGCAGGAGAAGGAAGGCCTAGAACAGTTTACTGCAAATGACGGATATGATTACGATGGTGGAAGTAATGTATTGAAGGTGTTGGGTTATTTCAGTATGGTGGGCTTGCTGCGAGTTCATTGCCTCTTAGGTGATTATCACACTGGTTTAAAATGCTTACTTCCCATCGACATTAGTCAACAAGGCGTTTACACAAGTGTGATAGGAAGTCACATCACTGCCATATATCATTATGGATTTGCCAACCTTATGTTGCGGAG GTATGTGGAGGCAATTCGTGAATTCAATAAGATTCTTTTGTACATTTACAAGACCAAGCAATATCATCAAAAGTCTCCACAGTATGAGCAGATACTAAAGAAAAATGAGCAGATGTATGCCTTGCTAGCAATTTGCCTCTCACTTTGTCCCCAAGTGAAGCTTGTTGATGAAACTGTGAACTCTCAATTACGGGAGAAGTACGGTGAAAAGATGATCAGAATGCAAAGATATGATGATGAGGCATTTGCTATTTATGATGAGCTCTTTTCTTATGCATGCCCAAAGTTCATTACCCCTTCGGCTCCAAGTTTTGAGGAGCCGCTTGTAAATTACAACCAG GATGCCTATAGGCTTCAGTTGAAACTGTTTCTTTATGAAGTGAAGCAACAACAGTTATTATCAGGTGTCAGGACCTTCTTGAAAGTGTATTCAACCATTTCTCTTGGGAAGCTTGCAAATTATATGGAAGTTGATGAGCCTACATTGAG GACTATTTTGATGACATACAAGCATAAGACACATGCTGTTGATGGTGATGGAAAAATCACATCCAATGCTGATGTGGATTTCTACATTGACGAT GACATGATTCATGTTATGGAATCCAAATCAGCTAAGAGATACGGGGATTACTTCCTGCGTCAGGTTGTCAAG CTTGAAGGGGTGATCAATGATTTGGACAGGATTAAGCTGGACTGA